One window of Clarias gariepinus isolate MV-2021 ecotype Netherlands chromosome 21, CGAR_prim_01v2, whole genome shotgun sequence genomic DNA carries:
- the isca1 gene encoding iron-sulfur cluster assembly 1 homolog, mitochondrial, whose translation MITNMSAPIVRATVKAVSRRKILSTRAALTLTPSAVNKVKLLLENKPQYIGLKVGVRTRGCNGLTYTLDYTKEKDRSDEEVVQDGVRIFIEKKAQLTLLGTEMDFLETKLSSEFVFHNPNIKGTCGCGESFNI comes from the exons ATGATAACCAACATGTCTGCTCCCATAGTCAGAGCTACTGTAAAGGCGGTGAGCAGAAGAAAGATTTTATCTACAAGAGCTGCTCTGACGTTG ACACCTTCAGCTGTAAATAAAGTCAAGCTGCTGTTAGAGAATAAGCCCCAATAT ATTGGGCTCAAGGTTGGTGTACGGACCAGAGGATGCAACGGCCTCACTTACACACTCGACTATACCAAGGAGAAGGACAGATCAGATGAGGAGGTGGTACAGGATG GTGTAAGAATTTTCATTGAGAAGAAGGCTCAGCTGACCTTGTTGGGCACAGAGATGGATTTTCTTGAGACGAAACTCTCCAGCGAGTTTGTGTTTCACAACCCAAACATCAAGGGAACATGTGGTTGTGGAGAGAGCTTCAACATTTAA
- the LOC128509072 gene encoding MAD2L1-binding protein-like, whose translation MSVWRWRDSPRLRQEEKKPQTSGFDLTGQHESDNRRESPQQSVFKRDDEEITGRAREEGHVDVIFPGPVTHYSCCIFICELLKSVLYQRQQLPMTYDQMVSFRMQQLATTQLEEGAVRNTIKSSEDLTWQRCERTLQELEEVLDHLEELFSLSYVPRVLFMLGGSVILPTEIYEINMEALVREGSVRSLRTSLCLQQMFHTLFLADLLSDVKPVRLMGTTVMALAHRNCGVEWFKPKVDFRLPTNVKRQMIVLASGGSGSGQMKADPRIRDDNIWFQTPVAIKGFCK comes from the exons ATGAGCGTGTGGAGGTGGAGAGACTCCCCGCGACTCCGGCAGGAGGAGAAGAAACCTCAGACCTCAG GTTTTGATTTGACGGGACAGCACGAGTCTGACAACAGACGAGAGTCTCCACAGCAGTCTGTATTCAAGAGAGATGATGAAGAGATCACAGGGCGAGCCAGGGAGGAAGGCCACGTAGACGTGATATTTCCGGGGCCAGTGACACATTATAGCTGTTGTATTTTCATCTGTGAACTCCTTAAGTCTGTCCTGTACCAGAGACAACAGCTGCCCATGACCTATGACCAGATGGTCTCCTTCCGAATGCAGCAGCTTGCAACAACACag CTGGAGGAAGGAGCTGTTAGGAATACCATCAAGTCATCAGAAGACTTAACTTGGCAGCGGTGTGAGCGTACACTCCAAGAACTGGAGGAGGTGCTTGATCACCTGGAGGAGCTCTTCTCCCTGAGTTACGTCCCCCGTGTGCTCTTCATGCTTGGAGGCTCTGTGATCCTTCCCACCGAAATATACGAGATCAACATGGAGGCTTTGGTGCGGGAAGGCAGTGTGAGGAGTTTGAGAACTTCCCTGTGTTTGCAGCAGATGTTTCACACCCTTTTCTTGGCAGATTTGCTCTCTGACGTTAAGCCGGTGCGTCTCATGGGCACCACAGTCATGGCGCTTGCTCATCGTAACTGTGGTGTAGAATGGTTTAAGCCTAAGGTTGACTTCAGGCTTCCCACTAATGTAAAGAGACAGATGATAGTTTTAGCCAGTGGTGGGTCTGGAAGTGGCCAAATGAAGGCTGACCCTAGAatcagggatgataatatttgGTTTCAAACACCTGTAGCGATTAAGGGTTTCTGTAAATAG
- the LOC128509874 gene encoding cyclin-O, giving the protein MSAMSDSGFEEELQSPSPCQQHVTRPWAESARDTPTHSDESCFITQSHKQQHFLTRDCLARQPQITAEARCKLVSWLLAVYKHFKLSFESCCLAVNIMDRFLVTTSVAADCFQLLGVTSLLIATKHVEVCSPRIKQLLSLCCDAFSREQLCNLECLILLRLNFRLAAPTLAFFLDYFISHELSRYAIRTKEKIPDEENKFRSWKAAEEQLFSMKRYKCLVGKVCELSLADYAFNKYPPSVIVLSAINLTKDLVRRQIKESSVKNTRLSEMLDFVSVADNNSQGLDDPTLIQQCTQELKLLVSLNQESVQDLMTL; this is encoded by the exons ATGTCGGCTATGAGTGACTCGGGCTTTGAAGAGGAGCTCCAGAGCCCTTCTCCGTGTCAGCAGCACGTTACCCGGCCGTGGGCAGAGAGCGCGCGCgacacaccgacacacagcGACGAGAGCTGCTTCATCACCCAGAGCCACAAGCAGCAGCACTTCCTCACTCGAGACTGTCTGGCACGACAGCCACAG ATAACCGCTGAAGCACGCTGTAAACTGGTGAGCTGGCTCCTAGCCGTTTATAAACACTTCAAGCTCTCATTCGAGTCTTGCTGCTTGGCCGTGAACATCATGGATCGTTTTTTGGTCACAACATCAGTGGCAGCAGATTGCTTCCAGTTACTCGGAGTGACGTCTTTACTGATCGCAACCAAGCAT GTTGAAGTTTGCTCCCCACGTATCAAGCAGCTGCTCTCCCTCTGCTGTGACGCTTTCTCTAGAGAGCAGCTCTGCAATCTCGAGTGCCTCATTCTTCTTAGACTCAACTTCCGCTTGGCTGCACCGACTCTCGCCTTCTTCCTCGACTACTTCATCAGTCATGAGTTATCCAGATATGCGATTAGAACAAAGGAAAAAATCCCAGATGAAGAAAACAAATTCAGGAGCTGGAAAGCCGCTGAAGAGCAGCTCTTCAGTATGAAGAGGTATAAATGTTTAGTTGGCAAAGTTTGTGAGCTGAGTCTGGCAGACTACGCTTTCAACAAGTACCCACCGTCTGTTATAGTACTAAGTGCCATAAATCTGACAAAGGACCTGGTAAGGAGACAAATAAAAGAGTCCTCAGTCAAGAACACTAGATTGTCAGAGATGTTAGACTTCGTCAGTGTTGCAGATAACAACTCACAGGGTTTGGACGATCCTACTTTAATTCAGCAATGCACACAGGAGCTAAAATTATTGGTGTCTCTTAATCAAGAGTCAGTCCAGGACTTAATGACTCTCTGA